A portion of the Geoalkalibacter sp. genome contains these proteins:
- a CDS encoding tetratricopeptide repeat protein has translation MSRILMCATLLLALVMGGCEQRREQPTDKRAEALPRKPFHEALEPELYELPSGALATWRAHARHQPALVLFANHPYLDPLPETGREELRDFLRTATPEDIVRRARFFVPDPAFLPPQALSAAIAAGLFSEIVFVYPGTQEKDAFSLEDFQRRALAAGFLNEEETRALSLHDGVIGGRVRGLPLRCVHPEALPSLDKPVILHIDLGYFKDLYQNEIRTPVYDLLHQTATAIRDAGFPALAVTLSFSNAEVGFSLESRFMISDLAELLRRPAALEGGTPRSWTYRAAALFAGAMFMEGRFRELTEEAAQAGPADAAAQYALSLVRFQQGRDEEGFALLDRAVALDRGFALDYLELAEVGAEQGRWDKVLELIEKAAALDPRNPFPRLRQADALIQGGRGNEALPLLDALRRLPWSPRHHPDILRLLEEMMQAAGA, from the coding sequence ATGTCGCGAATTCTGATGTGTGCCACTCTGCTGCTCGCCCTGGTCATGGGCGGTTGCGAACAACGCCGGGAACAGCCCACCGACAAGCGAGCCGAGGCCCTGCCTCGCAAGCCCTTTCATGAGGCGTTGGAACCCGAGCTTTACGAGCTTCCCTCGGGCGCCCTGGCGACCTGGCGCGCTCATGCCCGGCACCAACCGGCCCTGGTGCTCTTCGCGAACCATCCCTATCTGGATCCCTTGCCCGAAACCGGCCGCGAGGAGCTGAGGGATTTTTTGCGCACGGCGACACCCGAGGACATCGTGCGCCGCGCGCGGTTTTTCGTCCCCGATCCGGCTTTTTTGCCGCCGCAAGCCCTGAGCGCCGCCATCGCCGCCGGGCTGTTTTCCGAAATCGTCTTCGTCTATCCCGGCACCCAGGAAAAAGACGCCTTTTCCCTGGAGGATTTTCAGCGCCGTGCGCTTGCCGCCGGTTTCCTGAACGAGGAGGAAACTCGCGCCCTCAGCCTGCACGACGGGGTCATCGGCGGCCGGGTGCGCGGCCTGCCCTTGCGCTGCGTGCATCCCGAAGCCCTGCCGTCCCTGGACAAGCCGGTGATCCTGCACATCGATCTCGGGTATTTCAAGGATCTCTACCAGAATGAGATCCGCACCCCCGTCTACGACCTGCTCCATCAGACCGCGACGGCGATACGGGACGCGGGCTTTCCCGCCCTGGCCGTCACCCTGTCCTTCTCCAACGCGGAGGTCGGATTTTCCCTCGAATCACGTTTCATGATCAGCGATCTGGCGGAACTTCTGCGGCGCCCAGCCGCTCTTGAGGGCGGCACGCCGCGAAGCTGGACCTACCGCGCCGCCGCGCTGTTCGCCGGCGCCATGTTCATGGAGGGGCGTTTTCGCGAGTTGACCGAGGAGGCGGCTCAGGCCGGTCCGGCGGATGCCGCGGCCCAATACGCCCTCTCCTTGGTGCGCTTTCAGCAGGGCCGCGACGAGGAGGGCTTCGCCCTGCTGGATCGCGCCGTGGCGCTGGATCGGGGCTTTGCCCTGGATTACCTGGAACTGGCCGAGGTGGGAGCGGAACAGGGGCGATGGGACAAGGTTCTGGAACTGATCGAAAAAGCGGCGGCGCTTGATCCGCGCAATCCCTTCCCGCGCCTGCGGCAGGCCGATGCCCTGATCCAAGGCGGTCGGGGAAACGAGGCCTTGCCGCTTCTCGACGCGCTGCGGCGCCTGCCCTGGTCCCCCCGCCATCACCCCGACATCCTGCGCCTTCTCGAAGAAATGATGCAAGCCGCCGGCGCCTGA